The Anabaena sp. PCC 7108 region AAAATGGTCCAATTTGAAAAGACGGACTACCACTAGCATTTCTTTGTAGTATCAGGTTATCTTCCAACCTGAATCTGATTCCGTTGTCACCAGCACGGGCATTTTGCCGATAACCACGCACTGACTGACCACCACCAATTATAAATTGCTGTGAGGGTAATAAGCTATCAGGTGTTAATTGTATATCTGCTTGGGCAATCAAAAAATTGTTATCACTCAAGCGTTGCACTCGCTGTATTTGCCCGAACCAACTGAAAAACTGACCATCGGGTATGGGTGCAGAATTAGTAGTTGCATCTAATGCGTTCAGACCAAAACTAAATACAGATTGCAATGACCAAACACCTTGAACATCTCGCTGTATATAGTCTTGCCCAAATTTTACTACCCGCGTGCGGCTGTTGCCATTTTCGTCGGGACCAAAGCCAAAAGGTGTAGCGCCTGCAAAAGTAAAGGTTTGACCATTTTGAGCAGTAAAAGCTAATGATAAAGCAAATTCTCGACGGAGCGATCGCAGCAATGGTTGACGATAACTAATTTCATATAGCTGGGAATCTCCGTGAATATCAAGAGCTTTAAATTGTTCTTCAATGATATCGAAGTTTTGAATTCCTGCTCTTAGCTGTAAAGTTCCATCCATCGGATTGAGCGGTATTCGGTAGCTAAAATCAAAAATATCTGCCCCGCTCCGGGTTGTATGGTAATAAGAAGTGGAGAAAGTATCTCCTCTACCTGTAATATTTTGATAACTAAGATTAACACCCAATCTTTCTGAACCAATACTAGGTGGGGAATAGTTATCAACACTTAGTCCCACATTAAATGGTTGGGATTCGGTAACTTTTATAACTAAAATATTTTGACCGACTTCACTACCTGTACGCAAACTAGCTTCTACATTTGAGAAGAGTGGGTCAATTTTTAACAGTTTTAACTGGTCTTCCAGAGCGGTTGTGGAAAGAGGCTTACCAGCAACTAAAGCCACGCGCGATCGCACATAATCAGGATTAAGGCGTTTTGTGCCTTGAACTTCAATTTTCTCAATCCCACCCTCAATTACCTGAATTTGTACCACACTCTCAGTAATTGTTTGGTTGAGCAAAATTGCCCTCGAAGTAATGTAACCCCGATCCAGGTATAATTTAGTTATATCCTCAGCAACTTTCCTCAACTCTTCCAAACTCACAGTCCGCCCTTCAACGGACTTAGTAATCGAACTCAATTCCTCTGACGTAAAAATCGTACTCCCACTTACCTGAACTTTCTGCACCTGAACACTCTCAATCGTAGGTGTAGGTGTAGATGTGGTTTCTGGTGGAATATCTGGTTCCACAGGCGTTTCTGTGTCTGTTCGTAGAGGTTGTGGAGATTCTCCAGGTTGCACCAATTTATTTTCATTAGGATCACCTTCTGAATTTGGTAATTGTGCCAG contains the following coding sequences:
- a CDS encoding ShlB/FhaC/HecB family hemolysin secretion/activation protein, with amino-acid sequence MRGNLSFSVGQIIVVYGAILLNSPLPSYAENLPNSLIFLESTTEELAQLPNSEGDPNENKLVQPGESPQPLRTDTETPVEPDIPPETTSTPTPTIESVQVQKVQVSGSTIFTSEELSSITKSVEGRTVSLEELRKVAEDITKLYLDRGYITSRAILLNQTITESVVQIQVIEGGIEKIEVQGTKRLNPDYVRSRVALVAGKPLSTTALEDQLKLLKIDPLFSNVEASLRTGSEVGQNILVIKVTESQPFNVGLSVDNYSPPSIGSERLGVNLSYQNITGRGDTFSTSYYHTTRSGADIFDFSYRIPLNPMDGTLQLRAGIQNFDIIEEQFKALDIHGDSQLYEISYRQPLLRSLRREFALSLAFTAQNGQTFTFAGATPFGFGPDENGNSRTRVVKFGQDYIQRDVQGVWSLQSVFSFGLNALDATTNSAPIPDGQFFSWFGQIQRVQRLSDNNFLIAQADIQLTPDSLLPSQQFIIGGGQSVRGYRQNARAGDNGIRFRLEDNLILQRNASGSPSFQIGPFFDLGYVWNVENNPNILQKQKFLAGLGVGLSWQMNPGLDLRLDYALPLTDLEDRGTNAQDDGFYFRVSYRR